One window of Deltaproteobacteria bacterium genomic DNA carries:
- a CDS encoding glycosyltransferase, translated as MRSATSIVSLPSLRKPPMEGPLDFRLKKMQWVDVVLKLLIPVFLVSLFVLSLHYGAWAGYLELLNRHHYVSGLTALGIGLALSLLVFQIVRTILWARYQPYPVPIAPLPRVTVIIPAYNEGAMVEKALYSVATSNYPAELLEIICIDDGSKDDTWFYISQARQRYPHLIKTIRFTRNQGKKEGLYAGFRKATGEFLVTIDSDCVIDKDALRQIVAPMVQDPQIGAVAGNVKVYNRHQSLFGKMLAVRFVLAFDFLRASQSRYGAVVCTPGALSAYRRGTIMPYLEAWRHQTFLGAPCQHTEDRALTNFVLRAGYFTVYQRTAVVHTLVPESYRGLCKMYLRWERGNVRESFVQLGYLLTRYRSRHWLLPVVDFFMTQVEFFLAFISLPILAPLLLTSFVLQPLVMLKFFMVLGIISLIYMLYYIWLERDLEFVYGVIYGYFAFFCLQWIYPYAFLTVRDRRWLTR; from the coding sequence ATGCGCAGCGCCACTTCGATTGTGAGCTTGCCGTCCCTTAGAAAACCACCCATGGAGGGACCTCTTGATTTTCGGCTTAAAAAGATGCAGTGGGTGGATGTGGTTCTCAAGCTGTTGATTCCTGTCTTTCTGGTTAGCCTCTTTGTGCTTTCGCTTCACTATGGTGCCTGGGCGGGTTATCTCGAGCTCTTAAATCGTCACCATTATGTTTCGGGGTTAACAGCGCTGGGAATTGGCCTGGCCTTGTCTTTATTGGTCTTTCAGATCGTGCGGACCATCCTCTGGGCCCGCTACCAACCATATCCGGTGCCCATTGCTCCCTTACCGCGGGTAACGGTTATTATCCCAGCTTACAATGAGGGGGCTATGGTCGAAAAGGCCCTCTACTCGGTGGCCACCTCTAATTATCCGGCCGAGCTTTTGGAAATTATCTGTATCGACGACGGCTCCAAAGATGATACCTGGTTTTATATCAGCCAGGCCCGGCAGCGTTATCCGCACCTCATCAAGACCATTCGCTTCACTCGCAACCAGGGCAAAAAAGAAGGACTTTATGCCGGGTTTCGAAAGGCCACTGGGGAGTTTTTGGTTACGATCGACTCGGATTGCGTCATTGATAAGGATGCCCTGCGGCAGATAGTCGCACCCATGGTCCAAGATCCCCAGATCGGCGCGGTAGCCGGGAATGTCAAGGTCTATAACCGGCATCAGAGTCTGTTTGGCAAGATGCTGGCGGTTCGCTTTGTGTTGGCCTTCGACTTCTTGCGGGCCTCGCAATCCCGGTATGGGGCCGTAGTTTGTACCCCAGGAGCGTTGTCGGCCTATCGCCGCGGCACTATCATGCCTTATTTGGAGGCCTGGCGGCACCAGACCTTTTTGGGAGCGCCATGTCAACACACCGAGGATCGGGCTCTGACTAACTTTGTCTTGCGGGCTGGATACTTCACGGTTTATCAGCGGACCGCGGTGGTCCATACTTTGGTACCCGAAAGCTACCGGGGTTTATGCAAAATGTATTTACGCTGGGAGCGAGGCAATGTCCGCGAATCTTTTGTGCAACTCGGATATTTGCTCACCAGGTACCGTTCTCGCCACTGGCTGCTGCCGGTGGTAGATTTCTTTATGACTCAGGTGGAATTCTTTCTGGCCTTTATCTCCCTGCCAATTTTAGCGCCGCTGTTACTGACTTCATTTGTCCTGCAGCCGCTGGTGATGTTGAAATTTTTCATGGTCCTGGGAATCATATCTTTAATCTACATGCTATACTATATCTGGCTGGAGCGTGACCTGGAGTTTGTCTATGGGGTAATTTACGGCTATTTTGCCTTTTTCTGTTTACAATGGATTTATCCATATGCCTTCCTGACCGTGCGCGACCGTCGCTGGCTGACCCGCTAG
- a CDS encoding purine-nucleoside phosphorylase — MEVYQQQVEESAAFLRTRLAVRPQVGIILGTGHGALTQNLSQPLILSYEEIPHFPRATGPSHRGQLINGSLGGKALLVFQGRFHAYEGYSLRQVTFPVRIMAALGMKLIIITNAAGGLNPLFRTGELMLITDHINLMGDNPLVGDNVAAWGPRFPDLSAVYDRQLRDLTEQVALEQGLMLRQGVYVAVKGPSLETPAETRFLRLIGADAVGMSSVPEAIVAVHAGMRILGLSVIANVNLPDAMAPISLDEIIQAVQQTEPQAVRLLVGFLERLSAEF; from the coding sequence ATGGAAGTTTATCAGCAACAGGTGGAAGAGAGCGCCGCTTTTCTGAGAACACGATTGGCAGTCCGCCCTCAGGTAGGTATTATCTTAGGTACTGGCCATGGCGCTCTGACCCAAAATCTAAGCCAGCCGCTTATTCTATCTTATGAGGAAATCCCTCATTTTCCGCGCGCAACCGGTCCCAGTCATCGAGGGCAATTGATCAACGGCAGTTTAGGGGGTAAAGCCTTATTAGTATTCCAGGGGCGGTTTCACGCCTATGAAGGTTATTCTCTGCGTCAGGTAACCTTTCCGGTCCGAATCATGGCTGCCTTAGGCATGAAGTTGATCATTATTACTAATGCTGCCGGGGGCCTCAATCCCCTGTTCCGGACCGGAGAGCTGATGCTGATCACTGATCATATCAATCTGATGGGGGATAATCCATTAGTGGGTGACAATGTGGCTGCCTGGGGGCCCCGCTTTCCGGATCTCAGCGCCGTCTATGACCGGCAACTACGGGACTTGACGGAACAGGTAGCCTTAGAGCAAGGATTGATGCTGCGACAGGGGGTCTATGTGGCGGTTAAGGGCCCTAGTCTGGAAACCCCGGCTGAAACCCGGTTCTTACGGTTGATCGGTGCGGATGCGGTGGGGATGTCGAGTGTTCCCGAGGCGATTGTCGCGGTCCATGCTGGGATGCGCATTTTAGGCCTTTCAGTGATCGCCAATGTCAATCTACCCGATGCCATGGCCCCGATCTCCCTGGACGAGATCATCCAGGCAGTTCAGCAGACAGAGCCGCAAGCGGTCCGCCTCCTGGTCGGCTTTCTGGAGAGACTGTCAGCCGAATTTTAA
- a CDS encoding DUF134 domain-containing protein — protein MARPRKSRWVESEPDITFFKPKGIPLRGLEQVVISVDELEALRLSDYLGMNQEEVAQGLNVSRPTVTRMLARAHQAIADALVHGKAIKIEGGDYQIAKERFFCQTCAHTWVAPAGENRPSSCPHCQGEAIQTLQKNATP, from the coding sequence ATGGCCCGACCAAGAAAATCTCGCTGGGTGGAGAGCGAACCAGACATCACCTTCTTTAAACCCAAGGGCATTCCGCTTCGTGGTTTAGAACAGGTGGTAATCAGTGTTGACGAACTGGAGGCCTTACGCCTGTCAGATTATTTAGGAATGAATCAGGAAGAGGTGGCTCAGGGATTAAATGTCTCCCGACCAACGGTGACCCGGATGCTGGCCCGAGCCCATCAGGCAATAGCCGATGCCCTGGTCCATGGTAAAGCCATCAAGATTGAAGGTGGTGACTACCAGATCGCCAAAGAGCGATTTTTCTGCCAGACCTGTGCGCATACCTGGGTTGCTCCTGCCGGTGAAAACCGTCCGAGCTCCTGTCCCCACTGTCAGGGAGAGGCCATTCAGACTCTGCAAAAAAATGCTACCCCTTAA
- a CDS encoding phosphoribosylformylglycinamidine cyclo-ligase, with protein MSESITYREAGVDIDKADSFIRGIKDMVKSTYRSGVISDLGGFGGFFRLNREKYRHPILVSATDGVGTKLKIATLMNKHDTIGLDLVAMCVNDIVVHGATPLFFLDYLAMGRLEPEVATQIIKGITDGCLQARCALIGGETAEMPGIYQDQDYDLAGFVVGVVERDRLLDGSEIAVGHRLVGIASSGLHANGFSLVRKVLLEAGQLSVWDEVPELGGPLGQELLKPTRIYVDTILNLLRDFQISGLAHITGGGLTDNIPRILPKSCQAVIYPGRWPRPPIFDLIQHRGHIPESEMWRTFNNGIGMVVVVTEELLTEVLQRLEAVNEQAFVIGEIVARNPEELPLVYL; from the coding sequence GTGTCCGAGTCCATAACCTACCGCGAAGCTGGGGTCGACATCGATAAAGCGGACAGCTTTATCCGCGGCATCAAAGACATGGTAAAATCCACCTACCGTAGCGGGGTTATCAGCGATTTGGGTGGGTTCGGGGGATTTTTCCGCCTCAATCGGGAAAAATATCGGCATCCTATTCTGGTTTCGGCCACCGATGGGGTAGGCACCAAGCTCAAGATTGCCACCCTAATGAATAAGCATGATACCATTGGCCTTGATCTGGTGGCTATGTGTGTCAACGACATCGTTGTCCATGGGGCTACGCCGCTATTTTTTTTAGATTATTTGGCCATGGGGCGGCTTGAGCCGGAGGTGGCAACCCAGATTATCAAAGGTATCACCGATGGCTGTCTGCAAGCCCGTTGTGCTCTGATCGGCGGTGAAACCGCTGAAATGCCCGGCATTTATCAGGATCAGGATTATGATCTGGCCGGATTTGTGGTCGGGGTGGTGGAGCGGGACCGGCTCCTGGATGGCTCGGAGATTGCGGTGGGGCACCGCCTGGTGGGCATCGCCTCCAGTGGCCTGCATGCCAATGGTTTTTCACTGGTGCGCAAGGTGTTATTAGAGGCGGGCCAGCTCAGCGTCTGGGATGAAGTCCCGGAACTGGGGGGACCGCTGGGCCAGGAGCTCCTGAAACCCACCCGGATCTATGTTGACACCATCCTGAACCTCCTCCGGGATTTCCAGATCTCCGGCCTGGCTCATATTACCGGTGGGGGTCTGACTGACAATATTCCCCGGATCTTGCCAAAATCTTGTCAGGCAGTAATCTACCCGGGACGATGGCCCCGGCCGCCGATCTTTGACTTAATTCAACACCGAGGTCACATTCCGGAGTCAGAAATGTGGCGGACTTTCAATAACGGCATCGGCATGGTGGTAGTGGTTACGGAAGAATTGCTGACCGAGGTCTTGCAGCGCCTCGAGGCGGTCAATGAGCAGGCCTTTGTGATAGGCGAAATCGTGGCCCGCAATCCCGAAGAACTTCCCCTGGTCTACCTCTGA
- a CDS encoding DUF523 domain-containing protein, producing MVVISACLVGIPCRYNGGHCQSPALIHCLRQIPFLALCPEVLGGLSVPRRPAEIKGGDGFDVLAGRAYLINDQGQDVTPQFLAGAYRCLELVRSLSSPVCYLKARSPSCGWTESGETNGVVGVFAGLLVQEGYRVIASEADCRIDNIGLG from the coding sequence GTGGTAGTAATCAGTGCTTGCCTAGTGGGTATCCCTTGCCGTTACAACGGCGGCCACTGCCAGTCCCCTGCCTTGATCCACTGCCTACGCCAGATCCCGTTTTTGGCGCTCTGTCCCGAGGTTCTGGGGGGCCTGTCGGTTCCCCGTCGGCCAGCGGAAATAAAGGGCGGCGATGGTTTCGATGTCCTGGCAGGTCGGGCCTACCTGATAAATGACCAGGGACAGGATGTTACCCCTCAATTTCTGGCGGGGGCCTACCGCTGTTTGGAATTAGTCCGTTCCCTATCCTCACCGGTCTGTTATTTGAAGGCTCGCAGTCCGTCCTGCGGTTGGACTGAGTCAGGAGAAACCAATGGCGTGGTGGGTGTTTTTGCGGGCTTGCTAGTTCAGGAAGGATACCGGGTCATAGCGTCCGAGGCAGATTGCCGGATAGATAATATTGGATTGGGTTAG
- a CDS encoding zinc ribbon domain-containing protein, translating into MPAYEYQCINCLTKESRIGGVDDKTAICMECGHLMLRLDEDVFRPYFDKQQKEAEVRKNTRVA; encoded by the coding sequence ATGCCAGCTTATGAATACCAGTGTATCAATTGTCTCACCAAGGAGTCCCGGATCGGCGGGGTCGATGATAAGACCGCCATCTGTATGGAATGCGGCCATTTGATGCTGCGCCTCGACGAGGATGTTTTCCGACCCTATTTTGACAAGCAGCAAAAAGAAGCTGAGGTCCGGAAAAACACCCGAGTGGCATAA
- the pyk gene encoding pyruvate kinase: MDLHFQRRTKIVCTLGPACRGEVLSGLIEAGMNVARLNFSHGTQEEHRQWIRQVRGAAQALGKPVAVLQDLAGPKIRLGEFYPERVNLSPGQSFTLTNRPIIGDQHQGAVNYPELIGAVPVGASILLADGLIQLQVQDKSDTDLHCRVVVGGTLSSHKGINLPSLGLPISAMTAKDREDLLFGLKNGVDLIALSYVRYRHDVEEVKELIKKHGFETPVIAKIEKQKALENLEEILAVADGLMVARGDLGVETPLERVPLVQKHLIEAANRVGKPVITATQMLASMVSNPNPSRAEATDVANAIMDGTDAVMLSEETAIGLYPREAVKFMDRIARATEASLPYEDWLKTRGRFRGEEISDVISYAACGIADDLKAQAILATTASGSTARLISRFRPKTPIIGITPLVETWRRLCLSWGVFPLLCRDLQSTDHMLSLVKDEAVRTGWVARGDRVIVTAGTPIGIRGTTNLIKADIIT; encoded by the coding sequence GTGGATTTACATTTTCAACGCCGTACCAAGATTGTTTGCACCTTAGGCCCGGCCTGCCGCGGCGAGGTTCTATCTGGCCTGATAGAGGCGGGGATGAATGTGGCCCGGCTTAATTTTTCTCATGGCACTCAGGAAGAACACCGCCAATGGATCAGGCAGGTGCGAGGGGCGGCCCAGGCCTTGGGGAAACCGGTGGCGGTTCTCCAGGATCTAGCCGGCCCTAAGATCCGCCTTGGGGAATTTTACCCCGAAAGGGTGAATTTATCCCCTGGCCAGAGTTTTACCCTGACCAACCGTCCCATTATCGGGGATCAACATCAGGGGGCGGTAAACTATCCCGAATTGATCGGGGCGGTGCCGGTTGGAGCTTCTATATTGCTGGCCGATGGCCTTATTCAACTTCAGGTCCAAGACAAATCGGATACAGATCTCCACTGCCGGGTCGTGGTAGGAGGTACCCTAAGTTCCCACAAAGGCATCAACCTGCCTTCCTTGGGTCTGCCAATTTCGGCAATGACTGCCAAGGATCGTGAAGATCTGCTCTTTGGCCTGAAAAATGGGGTTGATTTAATCGCCCTCTCCTATGTCCGTTATCGCCACGATGTCGAAGAGGTGAAAGAGCTGATTAAAAAGCACGGCTTCGAGACCCCGGTGATTGCCAAGATCGAAAAACAGAAGGCCTTAGAAAATCTGGAAGAAATTCTGGCCGTGGCGGATGGCTTGATGGTGGCTCGAGGAGATCTAGGGGTGGAAACGCCCCTGGAGCGGGTGCCGCTGGTACAAAAACACCTTATCGAGGCTGCCAACCGGGTCGGCAAGCCGGTGATTACCGCCACCCAGATGCTGGCCTCGATGGTTTCCAATCCCAATCCCAGCCGGGCGGAAGCCACCGATGTGGCCAATGCTATCATGGACGGCACTGATGCAGTAATGTTATCCGAGGAGACCGCCATCGGTCTCTACCCCCGGGAGGCGGTTAAATTTATGGACCGAATCGCCCGGGCAACAGAAGCCAGTTTACCCTACGAGGATTGGCTTAAAACCCGAGGCAGATTTCGGGGGGAGGAGATCTCCGATGTGATTAGTTATGCGGCTTGTGGAATAGCCGATGATCTCAAGGCCCAGGCGATTCTGGCCACTACCGCCTCGGGTAGCACTGCCCGGTTAATCAGCAGATTCCGCCCTAAGACCCCGATTATTGGTATTACTCCTCTGGTAGAAACCTGGAGGCGTCTATGCCTGTCCTGGGGGGTTTTCCCGCTATTATGCCGGGATCTGCAAAGTACCGATCATATGCTGTCTTTGGTCAAAGACGAAGCGGTACGGACGGGATGGGTGGCCAGAGGTGATCGGGTAATTGTTACCGCGGGTACCCCGATCGGCATCCGGGGCACCACCAACCTGATCAAGGCTGACATTATCACCTGA
- a CDS encoding UDP-3-O-acyl-N-acetylglucosamine deacetylase, translating to MQFQQTVAHRVSCEGIGLHRGQSVRMVISPAPANSGIRFVRADLPARPMIRACYSQVVDTAMATTLGVPGATLATVEHLLAALAGLGIDNARVEVWGSELPILDGSAAPFVALLQQAGVRTLRSPRIYCVIQQALEVVEGDKFIRVEPASDPCFSYAIDFPHPLIGRQQVNFRMRPERFCREIAPARTFGFLKDVEALQANGLALGGSLDNALVLTASGLMNPGGLRFADEFVRHKLLDFIGDLALLGWPIHGHLQVVKGSHALHHRFMEVLASHTQAWRLGIPGTLSTDRQPESGLSAPARLKLALA from the coding sequence ATGCAATTTCAACAAACCGTGGCTCACCGGGTCAGTTGTGAGGGCATTGGCCTCCACCGCGGGCAGTCCGTGCGGATGGTTATCTCCCCCGCCCCGGCCAACAGCGGCATCCGATTTGTCCGGGCCGACCTCCCAGCCCGGCCGATGATTCGGGCCTGCTACTCGCAAGTGGTGGATACTGCCATGGCCACCACCCTGGGGGTGCCGGGAGCCACCCTGGCCACTGTCGAACACTTGCTGGCGGCCTTGGCCGGTCTGGGTATAGATAATGCCCGGGTAGAGGTTTGGGGTTCCGAACTGCCTATTCTGGACGGTAGCGCGGCTCCCTTTGTCGCCCTGTTACAGCAGGCGGGTGTGCGGACTTTGAGGTCGCCGCGCATCTATTGCGTGATTCAACAGGCCCTGGAAGTGGTGGAGGGGGATAAATTTATCCGGGTAGAACCGGCCTCCGACCCTTGCTTTAGCTATGCCATAGATTTTCCCCATCCCTTGATCGGCAGGCAACAGGTCAATTTCCGGATGCGCCCCGAGAGGTTCTGTCGGGAAATCGCCCCGGCCCGGACTTTTGGATTCCTGAAGGACGTTGAAGCCCTGCAGGCCAATGGCCTGGCCTTAGGAGGCTCTCTGGACAATGCCTTGGTCCTGACTGCTTCTGGCCTTATGAATCCGGGGGGCCTCAGGTTTGCGGATGAGTTTGTGCGGCACAAGCTGTTGGATTTTATCGGCGACCTGGCCCTGTTGGGTTGGCCCATCCATGGCCACCTTCAGGTAGTCAAAGGCAGTCATGCTCTCCACCACCGCTTTATGGAAGTTCTGGCCTCCCATACCCAGGCTTGGCGGCTGGGCATACCAGGCACCTTGTCTACCGACCGGCAACCGGAATCCGGTCTCTCGGCACCGGCCCGCTTAAAGTTGGCCCTGGCCTAG
- the mtaB gene encoding tRNA (N(6)-L-threonylcarbamoyladenosine(37)-C(2))-methylthiotransferase MtaB encodes MPEAAIATFGCKVNQYESAFLAEVLARHGWRLVPLSASPELVVVNTCTVTGAADRQARQFIRRLARTRPSSTVLVTGCYAQRAPEELAPLPGVRWVLGNREKTRLIKIIQEDCQHAAAIIRVGSIAAAQTLESMPITSFYGHTRAFVKIQDGCQNYCSYCILPYVRGPCRSLPLTQIIDQLEQLSSRGYQEIVLTGINLGKYGHDLPNHENLSELVQTLAQAGLPGRYRLSSIEPQEITPALLRQLAAWPQFCPHFHLPLQSGSASVLQAMRRPYSPEDFRELVNQINRYFPQAALGVDVLVGFPGETARDLAQTQELIEALPISYLHVFPFSPRPGTAAAQMPQRLSTTAVKRRAQSLRALGQEKKAVFYQRQVGQELEILVEGPCSGKPGWVKGLSANYLRLVLEGGSEWTNRLVRARLVGIVGEQGVALPV; translated from the coding sequence ATGCCGGAAGCCGCTATCGCCACCTTTGGTTGCAAGGTTAATCAATACGAATCGGCCTTTTTAGCCGAGGTTTTGGCCCGGCACGGTTGGCGGTTGGTGCCGCTGAGCGCCTCCCCGGAATTGGTGGTGGTCAATACTTGCACGGTCACCGGGGCCGCCGATCGCCAGGCCCGTCAGTTTATCCGGCGTCTGGCGCGTACCAGGCCATCGAGCACAGTGCTGGTGACGGGCTGTTATGCCCAACGGGCTCCGGAAGAATTGGCCCCATTGCCAGGAGTGCGCTGGGTACTGGGCAACCGCGAAAAAACCCGGCTGATCAAAATTATCCAAGAAGATTGCCAACATGCCGCTGCCATCATTAGGGTGGGATCGATAGCTGCGGCGCAGACCCTGGAGTCGATGCCCATCACCAGCTTTTATGGACATACCCGCGCCTTTGTGAAAATTCAGGATGGCTGTCAGAACTATTGTAGTTATTGTATCCTTCCTTACGTGCGCGGCCCCTGCCGCAGTCTGCCGCTGACTCAGATTATTGATCAACTAGAACAATTATCCTCCCGGGGTTATCAGGAGATAGTCCTTACCGGCATCAATCTGGGGAAATATGGTCATGATCTGCCCAATCACGAAAACCTCTCGGAGCTGGTCCAGACCCTGGCTCAGGCCGGACTGCCGGGCCGCTACCGTCTCAGTTCAATAGAACCACAGGAGATCACCCCGGCCCTGCTCCGACAACTGGCCGCCTGGCCGCAGTTTTGCCCCCATTTCCACCTGCCGCTGCAAAGCGGCTCGGCCTCAGTGCTGCAAGCCATGCGGCGGCCTTATAGCCCGGAGGATTTTCGGGAATTAGTTAACCAGATCAATCGATACTTTCCCCAAGCGGCCCTGGGAGTGGATGTCCTGGTAGGCTTCCCCGGGGAGACCGCGCGGGATCTGGCTCAGACCCAGGAACTTATCGAAGCCTTGCCGATCAGTTACCTGCATGTCTTCCCGTTTTCGCCGCGCCCGGGGACTGCGGCGGCCCAAATGCCCCAGAGATTATCCACCACTGCGGTAAAAAGACGGGCCCAGAGCCTGCGAGCCTTGGGACAAGAAAAAAAGGCAGTTTTTTATCAGCGACAGGTGGGACAAGAATTAGAAATATTGGTCGAAGGACCCTGTTCTGGGAAACCTGGCTGGGTTAAAGGTTTGTCGGCCAATTATCTGCGCTTGGTGTTAGAGGGTGGGTCTGAGTGGACCAACCGGCTGGTCCGGGCTCGTTTAGTGGGAATAGTCGGAGAACAGGGGGTGGCTCTGCCGGTGTAA
- the mnmA gene encoding tRNA 2-thiouridine(34) synthase MnmA, translating to MTTREDNIVISLSGGLDSAVAAALLINQGWTVRAVHLRLVGGHFQSTQLAALAHHLGVGLVELDLTKDFAHLVIDYFVREYYQGRTPNPCVRCNAAIKFGRLWEIIQGWGIDYLATGHYVRAKRLPSGEVALLQGVDRTKDQSYFVHRLRRELLPHLVFPLGDLNKTHVLALSREIGLESYLKDSESQEICFIGRTNYLEFLRSRRPEGLRTEGDIVNRQGWVLGKHYGLEGYTVGQRRGLGLCAPEPFYVLEILPETNRLVVGHRQELFAPGLVADHINWLIDPPGQPFTAIARIRYRHPGVTCQIRPLSADQAEVIFAQPQAAVTPGQAVVFYQEERVLGGGWIDRRL from the coding sequence ATGACCACCAGGGAAGACAACATTGTAATATCATTAAGCGGCGGATTGGACAGTGCGGTCGCCGCGGCTTTGCTTATAAACCAGGGGTGGACAGTCAGGGCCGTGCACCTGCGGCTGGTGGGAGGCCACTTCCAATCCACCCAACTGGCCGCTTTAGCCCACCATTTAGGAGTGGGTTTAGTAGAACTGGATCTCACGAAGGATTTTGCCCATCTGGTGATAGATTACTTCGTCCGGGAATATTATCAGGGTCGGACCCCCAATCCTTGTGTCCGGTGCAATGCGGCCATCAAATTCGGGCGACTTTGGGAAATTATCCAGGGTTGGGGGATTGATTATCTAGCCACCGGCCATTACGTCCGCGCCAAGCGTTTGCCCTCCGGAGAGGTCGCTCTATTACAAGGGGTGGACCGGACTAAAGACCAGTCATATTTTGTCCATCGGTTGAGGCGAGAACTTCTGCCCCATCTGGTCTTTCCCCTGGGAGATTTAAACAAGACCCACGTGCTGGCCCTAAGTCGTGAAATTGGTTTGGAGTCTTATCTCAAGGATTCTGAAAGTCAGGAAATCTGTTTTATCGGTCGAACAAATTATCTGGAATTTCTCAGGTCCCGGCGGCCAGAGGGTTTGAGGACGGAAGGGGATATTGTCAATCGCCAGGGCTGGGTGTTGGGGAAACATTACGGTCTGGAGGGCTATACCGTCGGGCAACGCCGGGGCTTAGGGCTGTGCGCCCCCGAACCTTTTTATGTGCTGGAAATTTTACCTGAGACCAACCGGTTGGTTGTAGGTCATCGGCAAGAGTTGTTTGCCCCGGGATTGGTGGCCGATCATATTAACTGGCTGATTGATCCCCCCGGCCAACCTTTTACGGCCATAGCCCGGATCCGCTACCGTCATCCAGGGGTCACCTGCCAGATCAGGCCGTTGTCTGCCGATCAGGCCGAAGTAATCTTTGCCCAACCCCAGGCGGCCGTGACGCCTGGCCAGGCAGTGGTTTTCTACCAGGAGGAGCGGGTTCTGGGCGGCGGCTGGATTGACCGGAGGCTGTGA
- a CDS encoding PilZ domain-containing protein, with the protein MTSWFEKRRHQRLNVALPMVYKIINRGRKNYKEYKAVTKNISMGGIYFVCLVYQDLNINQILNITIELPRQAFNLPGTTILKTRGQVLRIEEMPQRPYVFGVALKFLDTLQFAEA; encoded by the coding sequence ATGACCTCCTGGTTTGAGAAGCGTCGGCATCAGCGTTTGAATGTCGCCTTGCCCATGGTTTATAAAATTATTAACCGAGGAAGGAAAAACTATAAGGAATATAAGGCTGTTACAAAAAATATCAGCATGGGCGGGATATATTTCGTCTGCCTTGTTTACCAGGACCTAAATATCAATCAAATACTTAATATTACTATTGAACTACCCAGGCAGGCCTTTAACTTACCTGGGACCACGATCTTGAAGACCCGGGGTCAGGTTTTGCGGATCGAAGAAATGCCGCAGCGCCCTTATGTCTTTGGAGTGGCTTTAAAATTTTTAGACACCCTGCAATTTGCCGAAGCTTAA
- a CDS encoding AAA family ATPase translates to MSVVVAIINQKGGTGKTTTTINLGAGLAYQGYQTLLLDLDPQGHTTLGMGVEPDSFEESMAEVITIPRKKIEDVILATHINGLFLAPSHIKLARASEQVYSRLFRETILHQALRSLDYDFILIDCPPSLGVLTANSLYTAQFIIIPCQMSRYSLDGLADLLTTIEEVKNLDAEELFTGNFFRILLTMFDKRNRVTNEYILEQLKPYLEVTFATIIMKCEALNQAHIAQRTVFDYDPKGTGARDYYHLTQEFLYLCQKRNCLPEKRPSLLSML, encoded by the coding sequence ATGTCAGTAGTAGTTGCTATCATCAACCAAAAAGGGGGTACTGGAAAGACTACCACGACCATTAATCTGGGGGCCGGTCTGGCTTATCAGGGCTATCAGACCCTATTGCTCGATCTTGATCCCCAAGGCCATACCACCCTGGGTATGGGGGTGGAGCCAGATTCCTTCGAGGAGTCCATGGCCGAGGTCATCACCATACCTCGCAAGAAAATTGAGGATGTGATCCTGGCTACTCATATTAATGGTTTATTTTTGGCTCCCAGTCACATCAAGCTGGCCCGAGCCTCCGAACAGGTTTACTCCCGTCTATTCCGGGAGACTATTCTCCACCAGGCGCTTAGGTCATTGGATTATGATTTTATTCTGATTGATTGCCCCCCGTCCCTGGGGGTGCTTACCGCCAATTCCCTCTATACCGCCCAGTTCATTATTATTCCCTGTCAGATGTCTCGTTATTCCCTGGATGGCCTGGCTGACCTGCTAACCACTATTGAAGAGGTCAAAAATCTGGATGCGGAGGAATTATTCACCGGTAATTTCTTCCGTATCCTGCTCACCATGTTTGATAAGCGTAATCGGGTCACCAACGAATATATCTTAGAACAACTGAAACCCTATCTGGAGGTTACCTTTGCCACTATCATCATGAAATGTGAAGCCCTGAATCAGGCCCACATAGCTCAGCGAACCGTCTTTGATTATGACCCAAAAGGTACCGGGGCCCGAGATTATTACCATTTAACCCAAGAATTCCTTTACTTATGTCAAAAAAGAAACTGCTTGCCGGAAAAAAGACCAAGCTTGCTAAGCATGCTCTGA